A window from bacterium encodes these proteins:
- the valS gene encoding valine--tRNA ligase, whose amino-acid sequence MPKKPSLEGLEDKWCERWEADGAYRFDREASRDEVYSIDTPPPTVSGSLHVGHVFSYTQTDAIARFQRMRGRKVFYPMGWDDNGLPTERRVQNYYGVRCEPSLPYDKDFAPPEKPGKRLEPVSRRNFVDLCLELTEIDEQAFENLWRHLGLSIDWSLTYTTIGEIAQRVSQRAFARMLEKGLTYQVEAPTLWDVDFHTAVAQAEIEDRETAGAYHRLAFHHGEEVVAIETTRPELIPACVALVAHPEDERYRPLFGQQVTTPLFGVRVPVLPHELAEPDKGSGIAMICTFGDATDIVWWRELKLPVRATVSRKGTLAPIPWGEPGWESEDPERARRCYAELEGLYTKKAQKRIVEQLTESGDLLADPKPITHPVKFYEKGDRPLEIVTSRQWFVKTLEYQSELLDRGEQIAWHPPYMKSRYSAWVEGLNSDWCISRQRFFGVPFPVWYPVDEEGEPDYGSPIVAAEDAMPVDPSSEPAPGFSEADRSKPGGFVGDPDVMDTWATSSLSPQVAGGWCEPDGVFDRIFPMDLRPQAHEIIRTWLFSTVVRSHFEHDSLPWTNAAISGWVLDPDRKKMSKSKGNVVTPMDLLERYGSDGVRYWATSARMGVDTAFDEGQLRIGRKLAIKVLNAAKFVLSRSGPTGEVRCALDRSMLLALAEVVEATTRDLERYDQARALERSEAFFWGFCDNYLELVKSRSYGNEGEAAAASANRALLSALAVQLKLLAPFLPFTTEEVWSWWREGSVHASGWPDAGELRALAAAGAAGSDSAGEARPLSLEVAAAALAEVRRAKTEAKVSLRAEVEEVTVRDTQARLDALDEVRADLMAAGKIAKLNLEAASTPEVSVRLAPAPAG is encoded by the coding sequence ATCCCGAAGAAGCCGTCTCTCGAAGGGCTGGAGGACAAATGGTGCGAGCGCTGGGAGGCCGATGGCGCCTACCGGTTTGATCGCGAGGCTTCCCGGGACGAGGTCTACTCGATCGACACGCCACCGCCGACGGTGAGCGGCTCTCTTCATGTCGGCCACGTCTTCTCCTACACCCAGACCGACGCCATTGCTCGTTTCCAGCGCATGCGCGGCCGTAAGGTCTTCTATCCGATGGGCTGGGACGACAACGGACTGCCCACCGAGCGCAGGGTGCAGAACTACTACGGCGTCCGCTGCGAGCCGAGCCTGCCCTACGACAAGGACTTCGCTCCGCCCGAGAAGCCGGGCAAACGGCTCGAGCCGGTCTCGCGCCGGAACTTCGTCGATCTTTGCCTCGAGCTCACCGAGATCGACGAGCAGGCCTTCGAGAACCTATGGCGCCACCTCGGTCTTTCGATCGACTGGTCGCTGACCTACACGACCATTGGAGAGATCGCGCAGCGGGTCTCGCAAAGGGCCTTTGCACGCATGCTGGAGAAGGGACTGACGTACCAGGTCGAAGCGCCGACTCTCTGGGACGTGGATTTCCATACCGCGGTGGCCCAGGCCGAGATCGAGGACCGAGAGACCGCGGGCGCCTATCACCGGTTGGCGTTCCACCACGGTGAGGAGGTCGTGGCCATCGAAACCACGCGTCCCGAGTTGATCCCCGCGTGCGTGGCGCTGGTCGCGCACCCGGAAGACGAGCGCTACCGGCCCCTCTTCGGCCAGCAGGTCACGACCCCACTCTTCGGCGTTCGCGTTCCGGTGCTGCCGCACGAGCTGGCCGAGCCCGACAAGGGCAGCGGCATCGCGATGATCTGCACATTCGGTGACGCCACCGACATCGTCTGGTGGCGGGAACTCAAGCTGCCGGTGCGCGCGACCGTGAGCCGAAAGGGAACGCTCGCGCCGATTCCCTGGGGCGAACCAGGTTGGGAGTCGGAGGATCCGGAACGGGCGCGGCGGTGCTACGCCGAGCTCGAAGGCCTCTATACCAAGAAGGCTCAGAAACGCATCGTCGAGCAGCTCACCGAGTCCGGCGACCTGCTGGCCGATCCCAAACCGATCACTCATCCGGTCAAGTTCTACGAGAAGGGCGACCGGCCGCTCGAGATCGTGACCAGCCGGCAGTGGTTCGTGAAGACACTGGAATACCAGAGCGAGCTTCTGGACCGCGGCGAACAGATCGCCTGGCATCCGCCCTACATGAAGTCCCGCTACTCGGCTTGGGTCGAGGGCTTGAACAGCGATTGGTGCATCAGCCGCCAGCGTTTCTTCGGCGTCCCGTTTCCGGTGTGGTACCCGGTCGACGAGGAGGGTGAGCCCGACTACGGCTCACCGATCGTGGCGGCCGAGGACGCGATGCCGGTTGATCCGTCGAGCGAGCCTGCGCCGGGTTTCTCGGAGGCAGACCGGAGCAAGCCGGGAGGTTTTGTCGGCGATCCGGACGTGATGGACACCTGGGCGACGAGCTCGCTCTCGCCGCAAGTCGCCGGGGGCTGGTGCGAGCCGGATGGGGTCTTCGACCGCATCTTCCCCATGGACCTGAGGCCGCAGGCGCACGAGATCATCCGCACCTGGCTGTTCTCGACGGTCGTGCGCTCGCACTTCGAGCACGACTCGTTACCCTGGACCAACGCGGCGATCTCGGGATGGGTGCTGGATCCGGATCGCAAGAAGATGTCCAAGTCCAAGGGCAACGTGGTCACGCCCATGGACCTTCTGGAACGCTACGGCTCGGACGGCGTCCGCTATTGGGCCACCAGTGCTCGCATGGGGGTCGACACCGCGTTCGATGAGGGCCAGCTGCGCATCGGCCGCAAGCTGGCGATCAAGGTGCTCAATGCGGCCAAGTTCGTGCTTTCGCGCAGCGGTCCGACCGGCGAGGTACGCTGCGCGCTCGACCGGTCGATGCTGCTCGCTCTGGCCGAGGTCGTCGAGGCCACGACCCGGGATCTCGAGCGATACGATCAGGCTCGGGCTCTCGAGCGCAGCGAAGCCTTCTTCTGGGGTTTCTGCGACAACTATCTCGAGCTGGTCAAGAGCCGCTCCTACGGCAACGAGGGCGAGGCCGCGGCGGCTTCGGCAAATCGTGCTCTGCTCAGCGCCCTGGCGGTGCAGCTCAAGCTGCTGGCTCCGTTTCTGCCTTTCACCACCGAGGAGGTCTGGTCCTGGTGGCGGGAAGGGTCGGTGCACGCCTCGGGCTGGCCGGACGCGGGCGAGCTCAGAGCGCTCGCCGCCGCTGGCGCAGCTGGCTCTGATAGCGCCGGCGAGGCGCGGCCGCTTTCCCTCGAGGTCGCGGCGGCGGCGCTCGCCGAGGTGCGGCGAGCCAAGACCGAGGCGAAGGTGTCGCTGCGCGCGGAGGTCGAGGAGGTGACCGTGCGCGACACGCAGGCGCGCCTCGACGCGCTCGACGAGGTCCGGGCGGACCTCATGGCCGCGGGCAAGATCGCGAAGCTGAACCTGGAAGCGGCGAGTACTCCCGAAGTGAGCGTTCGTCTCGCGCCAGCTCCGGCGGGTTGA
- a CDS encoding alcohol dehydrogenase catalytic domain-containing protein gives MLGLWLEDLKLSLREDLAVPEPPAGEALVRVLRAGICNTDLELLRGYYPFSGVPGHEFVGEVVGGAPGLIGKRVVGEINASCGTCTACAAGRSSHCENRTVLGIVGRNGAFAEYLTLPIGNLHVVPDAVPTDVATFTEPLAAALEIQEQVRISSADRVLVAGIGKLGTLIAQILALTGCDLVAVNRRPEKRALLEGRGIEVIGPEDVAAGSFDVAVECTGNSAGFEMARRALRPRGTLVMKSTYAGKLAIDVSSLVVDEITLIGSRCGPFAPALELLAAGRVDVESLIEQRFPLADGLTAFERAAQPGVLKVLLDIA, from the coding sequence ATGCTGGGTCTTTGGCTCGAAGACCTGAAGCTCTCGCTTCGGGAGGATCTTGCGGTCCCAGAACCACCCGCCGGCGAGGCCTTGGTGCGAGTTCTCCGGGCAGGCATCTGCAATACCGATCTTGAGCTCCTACGCGGCTATTATCCGTTCTCCGGCGTTCCGGGCCATGAGTTCGTTGGAGAAGTGGTGGGAGGAGCACCTGGGCTGATCGGCAAGCGCGTGGTCGGCGAGATCAACGCCTCCTGCGGAACTTGTACGGCGTGTGCCGCGGGCCGGTCGAGCCATTGTGAGAACCGCACCGTGCTCGGCATCGTGGGACGCAACGGTGCCTTCGCCGAGTATCTGACTCTGCCGATCGGGAACCTCCACGTCGTGCCGGATGCCGTGCCCACCGACGTCGCCACTTTCACCGAGCCGCTGGCCGCGGCACTCGAGATCCAGGAGCAGGTGAGGATCTCCTCCGCAGATCGGGTGCTGGTTGCCGGAATCGGCAAGCTCGGCACCCTGATCGCCCAGATCCTGGCGCTCACCGGTTGCGATCTGGTGGCGGTAAATCGCAGACCCGAGAAGCGAGCCCTGCTCGAGGGTCGTGGAATCGAGGTCATCGGCCCCGAGGATGTCGCCGCGGGAAGCTTCGACGTCGCGGTCGAGTGCACCGGCAATTCGGCGGGTTTCGAGATGGCGAGACGGGCTCTGCGTCCGCGAGGCACCCTGGTCATGAAATCGACCTACGCCGGCAAGCTTGCTATCGACGTCTCGAGCCTGGTGGTCGACGAGATCACACTGATCGGCTCGCGCTGCGGGCCCTTCGCGCCCGCGCTCGAGCTGTTGGCGGCAGGTAGGGTCGACGTCGAGTCGCTGATCGAGCAACGGTTTCCGCTCGCCGATGGCTTGACGGCCTTTGAGAGAGCCGCCCAGCCCGGCGTCTTGAAGGTGCTTCTGGATATCGCGTAG
- a CDS encoding cupin domain-containing protein, which yields MADDKRYLHVTTGTMIPVPGGKQIKEMIGRVHTGTEELSLARMVVPPGWGEPPQTPEFGELTVVLRGRVRVEVDGDQVDVSTGEAIWTPAGVRVHFGNPFDEEAEYYAICLPAFSPELAHRDDDSVIQST from the coding sequence ATGGCAGACGACAAGCGCTATTTACATGTCACGACGGGCACGATGATTCCAGTACCCGGCGGTAAGCAGATCAAGGAGATGATCGGTCGCGTCCACACCGGCACCGAGGAACTGAGCCTGGCACGAATGGTGGTCCCTCCCGGTTGGGGCGAGCCGCCGCAAACGCCCGAGTTCGGCGAGCTGACCGTGGTCTTGCGGGGCCGGGTGCGGGTCGAGGTCGACGGCGACCAGGTCGACGTCTCCACCGGGGAAGCAATCTGGACACCCGCCGGCGTTCGCGTTCACTTCGGCAACCCGTTCGACGAAGAAGCCGAGTACTACGCCATCTGTCTGCCCGCCTTCTCGCCAGAGCTGGCGCATCGCGATGATGACTCTGTAATACAAAGTACTTGA
- a CDS encoding insulinase family protein, translating into MRRLLRSAAFALGAAALAAALPAQDLANFEKNLTQYTLDNGLTFLIYERPAAPVVSFYTYVNAGSAQEVAGITGLAHMFEHMAFKGTSRIGTKDIDAERAALAEVDKAYQAYDPSRRELGADPEEIARLEKAWKEARDRATEMLQRDEFSEIIDRAGGVGLNASTASDKTDYYYSLPANKVELWAYLESERFLDPVLREFYTERDVVMEERRLRTDSQPIGRLIEQMLATAFIAHPYGYPTIGYMSDLQSFSREDAQAFYDRYYVPSNMTIAIVGAVKAEELVPMLERYFGRLPAGEKPPALRTVEPAQIAERVIKMPDAAQPLYVEGYLRPAVTDPDDAVYDAIVDVLSTGRTSRLYRNLVRDRKIAAQTGAFNGFPGNKYQNLMVVFAFPTPDHSNEEVQAAIRDEIERLKTELISDEELAMVKTRAKAGLVRSLASNTGIGQQLAAYQVLFGDWRELFRSVDRIEEVTKEDIRRVAREAFKPVNRTVAMIVNAPVAETAETAETAELGNADSNEG; encoded by the coding sequence ATGAGACGACTTCTGAGAAGTGCTGCCTTTGCGCTCGGTGCTGCCGCGCTGGCGGCGGCTCTGCCTGCGCAGGATCTGGCGAACTTCGAGAAAAACCTCACCCAGTACACCCTGGACAACGGCCTGACGTTTCTCATCTATGAGCGGCCCGCTGCGCCCGTGGTGTCGTTCTACACCTACGTCAACGCGGGCTCGGCCCAGGAGGTCGCCGGCATCACGGGTCTGGCCCACATGTTCGAGCACATGGCCTTCAAGGGCACGAGCCGGATCGGAACCAAGGACATCGACGCCGAGCGCGCCGCGCTCGCCGAAGTCGACAAGGCCTATCAGGCCTACGACCCTTCTCGCCGCGAGCTCGGGGCCGACCCGGAGGAGATCGCCCGGCTCGAAAAGGCCTGGAAAGAAGCCCGCGACCGGGCGACCGAGATGTTGCAGCGCGACGAGTTCAGCGAGATCATCGACCGCGCCGGCGGCGTCGGGCTCAACGCGTCGACCGCCTCCGACAAGACCGACTATTACTACTCGCTTCCCGCCAACAAGGTCGAGCTCTGGGCCTACTTGGAATCCGAGCGTTTTCTGGATCCGGTGCTGAGAGAGTTCTACACCGAGCGCGACGTGGTGATGGAGGAGCGGCGGCTGCGAACCGACAGCCAGCCGATCGGACGGCTAATCGAGCAGATGCTCGCGACGGCGTTCATCGCCCATCCCTACGGTTACCCCACGATCGGCTACATGAGCGACCTCCAGTCGTTCTCGCGCGAAGACGCCCAGGCCTTTTATGACAGGTACTACGTGCCGAGCAACATGACGATCGCGATCGTCGGTGCGGTCAAAGCCGAGGAGCTCGTGCCGATGCTCGAGAGGTACTTCGGCCGTCTTCCGGCCGGAGAGAAGCCGCCGGCGCTACGCACCGTCGAGCCCGCGCAGATTGCCGAGCGCGTGATCAAGATGCCGGATGCGGCACAGCCGCTCTACGTCGAAGGCTATCTGCGACCTGCGGTGACCGATCCCGATGACGCCGTCTACGATGCGATCGTTGACGTTCTGTCCACGGGCCGGACGTCGCGGCTGTACCGCAACCTGGTTCGAGATCGGAAGATTGCGGCCCAGACCGGCGCGTTCAACGGTTTCCCCGGCAACAAGTATCAGAACCTCATGGTGGTCTTCGCATTCCCCACGCCCGATCATTCCAACGAGGAAGTCCAAGCCGCGATCCGTGACGAGATCGAGCGGCTCAAGACCGAGCTCATCAGCGACGAGGAGCTGGCCATGGTCAAGACCCGCGCCAAGGCGGGCCTGGTCCGCTCGCTCGCGAGCAACACCGGTATCGGTCAGCAGCTTGCCGCCTATCAGGTCCTGTTTGGGGATTGGCGCGAGCTGTTTCGCAGCGTCGATCGCATCGAAGAAGTCACCAAGGAAGACATCCGGCGTGTGGCTCGCGAAGCCTTCAAGCCCGTGAACCGGACGGTTGCAATGATCGTCAATGCCCCGGTCGCCGAAACCGCCGAAACCGCTGAAACCGCCGAGCTCGGCAACGCCGACTCGAACGAGGGCTAG
- a CDS encoding TonB-dependent receptor codes for MKRTTLLTFALALALVVSLTLTPTATAQETTATIRGTVVDADDEPIAEARIQVLDTRTGNIKSLTSNADGLFLATRLSPGGPYIVIVNDLETVEVPNLAVAEIYNLRIKVDPEVITEMVTVTASRDFVEVATGPAATFDSFKLETTVAFNRDIQDAYGIDPRVNIDNGERGFEVNCAGKHPRFNSVTLDGVGQNDRFGLNTNGYSTATGMPFPYDAIAQLAVELAPADVTYGGFSACTINAVTKSGTNEFKGNLFYEYTDESLKGDSLGGESGDFSSPPFESTKTGFTLGGRLMADKLHFFAAYETTESPRFLAHGYAGSGNGVERDWLSQADYDRIVSIANSLYGYDPGGLPGDGSQEEDKQMLKLDWNAADRHNLSLIYNFYDGFQARGSDSDNNEFEFPNHFYTKGAESTTTTARLSSQWGDALSTELFLSNNTMDDSQVTVGPPDFGDFQISIGGRTGTVYLGADDSRQANSLATDTDYAKLSAQLLRGRNVFTAGYEIEKNDIFNIFVQHSRGGEWDFFDSSVGNPAFCADLTAQGRFDDPACGVSGIDRFELGRPSRVYYGSGGGTNVANDAAASFGNTLNSIYLQDEIFFDERNLTVAAGLRYEFFTSSDNPTFNQAFTDANGGLRNDSNLDGLSLLMPRLGVIWGPKPQMSVRASLGRFSGGNPNVWVSNAWSNDGVTNVQTRLDNFDRGSVFDGTIPLTGPNPGRDVPQTLFDQVAGTTAADAARSRLVLIDPNYEQPFEDKFSLGLTYRFNSGYQADFDYLHTELEDSAIYVDLSQTIVGTTLAGAPIYDFTNGSDNLMLTNSGFGASADILSLLVTKRWDNGLDVSLGYANIDGKDVSPMTSFVALSNFENLATSDINNPRPAKSNYVVPHRFTVRASLGREFFGSYETRFTLFGYLQEGQPQSFAMNGGDLEGDGFFGRHLLYVPTGTDDPNVVFADSFQTQEFFDWVQRQGFGPGFLPRNGTHTRWSNRVDIGVHQDFALGFARVNGRAFVKIYNFGNFLNDDWGKVYDAFFFTPEVVDTDVNAAGQYVFTDFNESNATIDNLLEFRSLWEMRWGVEIRF; via the coding sequence ATGAAACGAACAACGCTTCTTACTTTTGCCCTGGCCCTTGCGCTGGTGGTGTCGCTCACCCTGACGCCCACCGCCACGGCACAGGAGACGACCGCCACGATCCGTGGAACCGTCGTGGACGCCGATGACGAGCCGATCGCCGAAGCTAGGATCCAGGTTCTGGACACGCGTACAGGCAACATCAAGAGTCTCACCTCCAACGCGGACGGCCTCTTCCTGGCGACGCGCCTGTCGCCGGGCGGGCCCTACATCGTCATCGTCAACGATCTGGAGACCGTCGAGGTCCCGAATCTCGCGGTGGCCGAGATCTACAACCTCAGGATCAAGGTGGACCCCGAGGTGATCACGGAGATGGTGACCGTCACCGCCTCTCGCGACTTCGTCGAAGTGGCCACGGGTCCGGCGGCGACCTTCGATAGTTTCAAGCTGGAGACTACGGTCGCCTTCAACCGGGACATCCAAGACGCCTACGGCATCGACCCGCGGGTCAACATCGACAACGGCGAACGTGGCTTCGAGGTCAACTGCGCCGGCAAGCATCCTCGCTTCAATAGCGTGACGCTGGACGGGGTGGGACAGAACGACCGCTTCGGCCTGAACACCAACGGCTACTCGACGGCCACCGGGATGCCCTTCCCCTACGACGCCATCGCCCAGTTGGCGGTCGAGCTGGCGCCCGCGGACGTCACCTACGGCGGATTCTCGGCCTGCACCATCAACGCGGTGACCAAGTCCGGCACCAACGAGTTCAAAGGCAACCTGTTTTACGAGTACACCGACGAGAGTCTAAAGGGGGACTCGCTGGGCGGCGAATCGGGTGACTTCAGCTCGCCGCCTTTCGAATCGACCAAGACCGGGTTCACGCTGGGTGGCCGCCTCATGGCGGACAAGCTTCACTTCTTCGCGGCCTACGAGACCACCGAGTCGCCGCGCTTCCTCGCCCATGGCTACGCGGGCTCGGGCAACGGCGTCGAGCGCGATTGGCTCAGCCAGGCGGATTACGACCGCATCGTCTCGATCGCAAACAGCCTCTACGGCTACGATCCGGGCGGCCTGCCGGGGGATGGCTCCCAGGAGGAAGACAAGCAGATGCTGAAGCTCGACTGGAACGCCGCCGATCGCCACAATCTGTCGCTGATCTACAATTTCTACGACGGCTTCCAGGCCCGCGGCTCGGACAGTGACAACAACGAGTTCGAGTTCCCGAACCACTTTTACACCAAGGGCGCCGAGTCGACGACCACCACGGCCCGGCTCTCCTCGCAGTGGGGCGACGCCCTTTCGACCGAGCTCTTTCTCAGCAACAACACGATGGACGATTCTCAGGTCACTGTTGGCCCCCCGGACTTCGGCGACTTCCAGATCAGCATCGGCGGCCGCACCGGCACGGTCTACCTGGGAGCGGACGACTCGCGTCAGGCCAACTCCCTGGCCACCGACACGGATTACGCTAAGTTGTCGGCACAGCTCCTCAGGGGGCGTAACGTCTTCACGGCGGGATACGAGATCGAGAAGAACGATATCTTCAACATTTTCGTGCAGCACTCCCGCGGCGGCGAGTGGGACTTCTTCGACAGCTCGGTCGGCAATCCCGCCTTCTGTGCAGATCTCACGGCGCAGGGGCGGTTCGATGATCCAGCGTGCGGGGTCTCGGGCATCGATCGCTTCGAGCTCGGCCGGCCCAGCCGCGTCTACTACGGCAGTGGCGGCGGGACCAACGTTGCCAATGACGCCGCGGCGAGCTTCGGGAACACGCTCAACTCGATCTACCTGCAGGACGAGATCTTCTTCGACGAGCGCAATCTGACGGTGGCGGCGGGTCTGCGCTACGAGTTCTTCACCAGCAGCGACAATCCCACCTTCAATCAGGCCTTTACCGACGCCAACGGCGGGCTGCGCAACGATTCGAACCTCGATGGCCTGAGCCTGCTGATGCCCCGCCTGGGCGTTATCTGGGGCCCGAAGCCGCAGATGTCGGTGCGCGCCAGCCTTGGCCGCTTCTCTGGTGGCAACCCCAATGTCTGGGTCTCCAACGCCTGGAGTAATGACGGCGTGACCAACGTGCAGACGCGTCTCGACAATTTCGATAGGGGCTCGGTGTTCGACGGCACGATCCCCTTGACCGGCCCCAATCCGGGCAGAGACGTTCCCCAGACGCTCTTCGACCAGGTCGCCGGCACCACCGCCGCCGACGCCGCCCGCAGCAGGCTGGTGCTGATCGATCCGAACTACGAGCAGCCGTTCGAGGATAAGTTCTCGCTCGGCCTCACCTATCGCTTCAACAGCGGCTACCAGGCCGACTTCGACTACCTCCACACCGAGCTCGAGGACTCCGCTATCTACGTCGACCTCTCCCAGACCATCGTCGGGACGACACTGGCCGGAGCACCGATCTACGACTTTACGAACGGTTCGGACAACCTCATGCTGACCAACTCGGGCTTCGGCGCCTCCGCCGACATCCTCTCGCTCCTGGTCACGAAGCGCTGGGACAACGGCCTCGACGTCTCGCTCGGCTACGCCAACATAGACGGCAAGGACGTCAGCCCGATGACATCCTTTGTCGCGCTCTCGAACTTCGAAAACCTGGCCACGAGCGACATCAACAACCCGCGGCCCGCGAAATCCAACTACGTGGTGCCGCACCGTTTCACCGTTCGGGCGAGTCTCGGCCGGGAGTTCTTCGGCAGCTACGAGACGCGCTTCACCCTGTTCGGCTATCTCCAGGAGGGCCAGCCGCAGAGCTTCGCCATGAACGGCGGCGATCTGGAGGGTGACGGCTTCTTCGGCCGCCACCTGCTCTACGTACCGACCGGCACCGACGACCCCAACGTGGTCTTCGCCGACTCCTTCCAGACGCAGGAGTTCTTCGACTGGGTCCAACGGCAGGGTTTCGGGCCCGGCTTCCTGCCCCGCAACGGCACCCACACCCGCTGGAGCAATCGCGTCGACATCGGCGTCCACCAGGACTTTGCCCTCGGCTTCGCCAGGGTGAACGGCAGAGCTTTCGTCAAGATTTACAACTTTGGGAACTTCCTCAACGACGACTGGGGCAAGGTCTACGACGCCTTCTTCTTCACCCCCGAGGTGGTCGATACGGATGTCAACGCGGCGGGGCAGTACGTCTTCACGGACTTCAACGAGAGCAATGCCACCATCGACAACCTCCTGGAGTTCCGGTCGCTCTGGGAAATGCGCTGGGGAGTCGAGATCCGTTTCTAA
- a CDS encoding insulinase family protein codes for MRDTRSSVFTGFAPPAGLALVALLAPLALTPPVAAQVQDYRDIEYPELQAFDIPRPETFELANGLKVFLLEDDELPLIRVVARIRTGSVYEPKDKTGLAGLMGAVQRTGGTRDMTGDEIDDFLEARAASVETNVAATVGFASMDCLSGDFDEVLPVFHDVLRYPVFDQDKLEIAKAQTRAQIARRNDNVLAITPREFSRLVYGSEAPMSRLTEYATVAAVDRGGLSEWHGRFYHPNNVYLGVVGDFDSAGMKQKLQDTFGDWPEGPPFDELEIPYRKDQEAGVYFIEKSDVTQANVRLGHLGITVDDPDFFSLQVMNEVLSGGFSGRLLRNIRTEKGLAYSAGGSVGSSFAYPGVTGFGLQTKSETMGEAVDALYEELEGMISNPATEEELARAKDTILNSFIFNYASKGQVLEQQMLYDYYGLPVDFLETYRSNIEKVSVADVARVAEAHLHPDKATLLVVGRAEDFDRPLSSFGEVSDIDISIPSPPDRTAAVEVTEDDMTAGREVFSRMVSALGGENSAALEALRTSTSLNVTMQGQQMTLAQTFLVVFPDRLYLTIQTPVGMQEVVVTGGEGFVRMGGRSQPLPAEQVERQVRELGRELFSLLRNHRSEDLEVALVGSEEIEGHEVQTVLVSSPTFATRLWIDSEGRLVKQMYQGTHPATGAPGEYEVVFSDYRSVGEYTLPHKRVTKIDGDEFATATVESFEINPPVDMMVFEKPAA; via the coding sequence ATGAGAGACACGAGATCATCTGTATTCACCGGCTTCGCGCCGCCGGCCGGATTGGCGCTCGTCGCCTTGCTGGCTCCGCTGGCTCTGACGCCCCCGGTCGCGGCTCAGGTGCAGGACTATCGGGACATCGAATACCCCGAGCTCCAGGCCTTTGACATTCCGCGCCCGGAGACCTTCGAGCTCGCCAACGGCCTCAAGGTCTTCCTGCTCGAAGACGACGAGCTACCCTTGATTCGAGTTGTGGCTCGGATCCGTACCGGATCGGTCTATGAGCCCAAGGACAAGACCGGCCTGGCCGGTTTGATGGGCGCGGTGCAGCGCACCGGTGGAACCCGCGACATGACCGGCGACGAGATCGACGACTTTCTCGAGGCCCGGGCGGCATCGGTTGAGACCAATGTCGCAGCCACGGTCGGATTCGCCTCGATGGACTGTCTGTCCGGCGACTTCGACGAGGTTCTGCCGGTGTTTCACGATGTTCTCAGATACCCGGTCTTCGATCAGGACAAGCTCGAGATCGCCAAAGCCCAGACCCGGGCTCAGATCGCCCGCCGCAACGACAATGTGCTGGCGATTACCCCGCGAGAGTTCTCGAGGCTTGTCTACGGTTCCGAAGCGCCGATGTCGCGATTGACCGAGTACGCGACCGTGGCCGCGGTGGACCGAGGGGGCCTCTCCGAATGGCACGGGCGCTTCTACCACCCCAACAACGTCTACCTGGGCGTTGTGGGTGATTTCGACAGCGCCGGCATGAAGCAGAAACTCCAGGACACGTTCGGAGACTGGCCCGAGGGTCCGCCCTTTGACGAGCTCGAGATTCCGTATCGCAAGGACCAAGAAGCGGGTGTCTACTTCATCGAAAAGAGCGATGTCACCCAGGCCAATGTCCGCCTTGGACATCTCGGGATCACGGTCGACGACCCGGACTTCTTCTCTCTCCAGGTCATGAACGAGGTCTTGAGCGGCGGATTCTCCGGCCGGCTGTTGCGCAATATCCGCACCGAGAAGGGACTCGCCTACAGCGCCGGCGGGAGCGTCGGCTCGTCGTTCGCCTATCCCGGGGTCACGGGTTTCGGCCTGCAGACCAAGTCGGAGACCATGGGCGAGGCCGTGGACGCGCTCTACGAAGAGCTGGAGGGAATGATCTCGAACCCGGCGACCGAGGAAGAGCTCGCTCGGGCCAAGGACACGATTCTCAACTCCTTCATCTTCAATTACGCCTCCAAGGGTCAGGTCCTGGAGCAGCAGATGCTCTATGACTACTATGGCCTGCCGGTCGACTTTCTCGAGACCTATCGTTCGAACATCGAGAAGGTATCGGTCGCGGATGTGGCGCGCGTGGCGGAGGCCCATCTCCACCCCGACAAGGCCACGCTGCTGGTCGTCGGTCGCGCCGAAGATTTCGATCGCCCGCTGTCGAGCTTCGGCGAGGTGAGCGATATCGATATCTCGATCCCCAGTCCGCCCGATCGCACCGCCGCGGTCGAGGTTACCGAGGACGACATGACGGCCGGCCGGGAGGTCTTCAGCCGCATGGTCTCGGCCCTCGGGGGTGAGAACTCGGCGGCTCTCGAGGCTCTGCGCACCAGCACCAGCCTGAACGTGACCATGCAGGGGCAGCAGATGACCCTGGCTCAGACCTTTCTGGTGGTCTTTCCGGACCGGCTCTACCTCACGATTCAGACGCCGGTCGGCATGCAGGAAGTCGTGGTGACCGGCGGCGAGGGTTTCGTTCGCATGGGGGGCCGCTCCCAGCCCCTCCCGGCCGAGCAGGTCGAGCGTCAGGTGCGCGAGCTCGGCCGCGAGCTGTTCTCGCTGCTGCGCAATCATCGCTCGGAAGACCTCGAAGTCGCGCTGGTCGGGAGTGAGGAGATCGAAGGGCACGAAGTCCAGACGGTTCTGGTCTCGTCGCCAACGTTCGCGACCCGGCTTTGGATCGATAGCGAGGGCCGGCTCGTCAAGCAGATGTACCAGGGAACCCATCCGGCGACCGGTGCACCCGGCGAGTACGAGGTCGTGTTCTCGGACTACCGCAGCGTCGGGGAATACACCTTGCCGCACAAGCGAGTCACCAAGATCGACGGAGACGAGTTTGCGACCGCGACGGTCGAATCCTTCGAAATCAATCCGCCGGTCGATATGATGGTGTTCGAGAAGCCCGCAGCGTGA